One genomic region from Populus nigra chromosome 8, ddPopNigr1.1, whole genome shotgun sequence encodes:
- the LOC133700518 gene encoding early nodulin-like protein 7: MQTTTMNITKMTSLVAFFCICFIITVASMNGLVIAERVFKVGDVFGWQEPGQNSSSLYAQWATRNRFQVGDSLSFDYKNDSVIEVDKWGYYHCDASKHIVAFNNGNRVFKLDKSGLFYYISGTPSHCKNGQRLLVEVMGLHHHSPPFIAAPPGYLAPSPQLSSGVSVSGTLGSLSMALMATLIALLWSLA; encoded by the exons ATGCAGACGACAACAATGAACATCACCAAAATGACATCTCTTGTGGCTTTcttttgcatttgttttatcATCACTGTTGCGTCCATGAATGGTTTGGTTATCGCAGAAAGAGTGTTCAAAGTTGGGGATGTGTTTGGATGGCAAGAACCTGGACAAAACAGCTCTTCGTTGTATGCTCAGTGGGCTACTAGGAACAGATTCCAAGTTGGAGATTCTCTCT CCTTTGATTATAAGAATGACTCAGTTATTGAAGTAGACAAGTGGGGATACTACCACTGCGACGCTAGCAAACATATTGTTGCCTTCAACAATGGAAATAGAGTGTTCAAACTCGACAAGTCAGGACTATTCTACTATATTAGTGGAACCCCAAGTCACTGCAAGAATGGCCAGCGTTTGCTAGTTGAAGTGATGGGTCTCCACCACCATTCTCCTCCATTTATTGCAGCTCCACCTGGATACCTAGCACCATCCCCACAACTAAGTTCAGGAGTATCAGTCTCAGGGACACTTGGTTCATTGTCAATGGCTCTTATGGCCACATTGATTGCTTTGTTATGGTCTTTAGCATGA